A stretch of the Chanos chanos chromosome 1, fChaCha1.1, whole genome shotgun sequence genome encodes the following:
- the hectd1 gene encoding E3 ubiquitin-protein ligase HECTD1 isoform X1: MADVDPDTLLEWLQMGQGDERDMQLIALEQLCMLLLMSDNVDRCFETCPPRTFLPALCKIFLDESAPDNVLEVTARAITYYLDVSAECTRRIVGVDGAIKALCNRLVVVELNNRTSRDLAEQCVKVLELICTRESGAVFEAGGLNCVLSFIRDSGHLVHKDTLHSAMAVVSRLCSKMEPQDSSLETCVESLSSLLKHEDHQVSDGALRCFASLADRFTRRGVDPAPLAKHGLTEELLSRMAAAGGAASGPSSACKPGRTSTGAAPSAADSKLSNQVSTIVSLLSTLCRGSPLVTHDLLRSELPDSMESALQGDERCVLDTMRLVDLLLVLLFEGRKALPKSTAGSTGRIPGLRRLDSSGERSHRQLIDCIRSKDTDALIDAIDTGAFEVNFMDDVGQTLLNWASAFGTQEMVEFLCERGADVNRGQRSSSLHYAACFGRPQVAKTLLRHGANPDLRDEDGKTPLDKARERGHSEVVAILQSPGDWMCPVNKGDDKKKKDVNKEEEEGSEPKGDPEMAPIYLKRLLPVFAQTFQQTMLPSIRKASLALIRKMVHYSSEVLLKEVCDSDAGHNLPTVLVEITATVLDQEDDDDGHLLALQIIRDLVDKGGDVFLDQLARLGVINKVSTLAGPTSDDENEEESKPEKEDEPQEDAKEIQQGKPYHWRDWSIIRGRDCLYIWSDAAALELSNGSNGWFRFILDGKLATMYSSGSPEGGSDSSESRSEFLEKLQRARSQVKPVTASQPILSAVGPTKLTVGNWSLTCLREGEIAIHNSDGQQATILKEDLPGFVFESNRGTKHSFTAETSLGSEFVTGWTGKRGRKLKSKLEKTKQKVKTMARELYDDHFKAVESMPRGVVVTLRNIATQLESAWELHTNRQCIEGENTWRDLMKTALENLIVVLKDENTISPYEMCSSGLVQALFTVLNNSVELDMKHDCKPLMERINVFKAAFSENEDDESRPAVALIRKLIAVLESIERLPLHLYDTPGSSYNLQILTRRLRFRLERAPGETALIDRTGRMLKMEPLATVESLEQYLLKMVAKQWYDFDRSSFIFVRKLREGQTFTFRHQHDFDENGIIYWIGTNAKTAYEWVNPAAYGLVVVTSSEGRNLPYGRLEDILSRDSSALNCHTNDDKNAWFAIDLGLWVIPSAYTLRHARGYGRSALRNWVFQVSKDGQNWTSLYTHVDDCSLNEPGSTATWPLDPSKDEKQGWRHIRIKQMGKNASGQTHYLSLSGLEIYGTVSGVCEDQLGKAVKEAEANLRRQRRLFRSQVMKYIVPGARVVRGIDWKWRDQDGNPPGEGTVTGEAHNGWIDVTWDAGGSNSYRMGAEGKFDLKLAPGYDPESAPSPKPVSSAVSGTPQSWSSLLKNNCPDKGGSSSSAGGAGSSSRKGSSSSVCSAASSSDISVASTRVEQRAEGLLQQGAPVVAGGAPGAEGQEPVVVLSSTEAGSGSSTSTLTADAGSEGAERKPGPDGVPRQAGSDSAAISMGLVSVSSPDVSSVSESSSKDAASQRPLCSAASARLSVSSLLAAGAPMSSSASVPNLSSREASLMESFVRRAPNMSRTNATNNMNLSRSSSDNNTNTLGRTVMSTATSPLMGAQSFPNLTTTGTTSTVTMSTSIVTSSNNVATATTGLSVGQLLSNTLTTSLTSTSSESDTGQEAEFSLYDFLDSCRANTLLAELDDEEDLPEPDDDDDENEDDNQEDQEYEEVLEEEEYEMKGGRRRTWDDDFVLKRQFSALVPAFDPRPGRTNVQQTTDLEIPPPGTPRSEVLEEVECAPSPRLALVLKVAGLGTTREVELPLSNYKSTIFYYVQKLLQLSCNGTIKSDKLRRIWEPTYTIMYREMKDSDKEKESGKMACWSVEHVEQFLGTDELPKNDLISYIQKNADSSFLRLWKLTGTNKSIRKNRNCSQLIAAYKDFCERGCRTSGLSQGALTGSQSCDILTVAREQAQAKAGSSQSACSVEDVLQLLRILFIIGGEPTSSRTLQEDVDDLQFNAPPEEFTSKKITTKILQQIEEPLALASGALPDWCEQLTSKCPFLIPFETRQLYFTCTAFGASRAIVWLQNRREATMERSRPSTTVRRDDPGEFRVGRLKHERVKVPRGENMMEWAESVMQIHADRKSVLEVEFQGEEGTGLGPTLEFYALVAAEFQRTSLGIWLCDDDFPDDESRQVDLGGGLKPPGYYVQRSCGLFPAPFPQDSDELERITKLFLFLGVFLAKCIQDNRLVDLPISQPFFKLLCMGDIKSNMSKLLYQSRGESERHFSEIQSEASTEEGQDTYSVGSFDEDSKSEFILDPPKPKPPAWYHGILTWEDFELVNPHRAQFLKELRELAVKRRQILGNKSLSEDEKNTRLQDLMLKNPMGSGPPLSVEDLGLNFQFCPSSKVHGFSAVDLKPNGEDELVTMENAEEYVELMFDFCMHTGIQKQMEAFREGFNKVFPMEKLSSFSHKEVQMILCGNQSPSWTAEDIINYTEPKLGYTRDSPGFLRFVRVLCGMSSDERKAFLQFTTGCSTLPPGGLANLHPRLTIVRKVDATDSSYPSVNTCVHYLKLPEYSSEEIMRARLLAATMEKGFHLN; the protein is encoded by the exons ATGGCAGACGTGGACCCAGACACCCTGCTGGAGTGGCTGCAGATGGGCcagggagatgagagagacatgcaGCTCATTGCTCTGGAGCAGCTCTGCATGCTGCTGCTCATGTCTGACAATGTAGACCGCTGCTTCGAAAC CTGTCCTCCTCGGACGTTTCTCCCGGCCCTGTGTAAGATCTTCCTGGATGAAAGCGCCCCTGACAATGTGCTGGAGGTTACAGCCAGGGCCATCACCTACTACCTGGACGTTTCGGCCGAGTGCACCCGCAGGATTGTGGGCGTAGACGGAGCTATCAAAGCCCTGTGTAATCggctggtggtggtggagcTGAACAACAGAACCAGCAGAGACCTGGCGGAGCAGTGTGTTAAG GTGTTGGAATTGATCTGCACGCGCGAGTCTGGCGCCGTGTTTGAAGCAGGGGGGCTGAACTGTGTCCTGAGCTTCATCCGGGACAGCGGACACCTGGTCCACAAAGACACGCTGCACTCAGCCATGGCCGTCGTCTCCCGCCTCTGCAGTAAAATGGAGCCCCAGGATTCGTCCCTGGAGACCTGCGTGGAGTCCCTGTCCAGCCTGCTCAAGCACGAAGACCACCAG GTGTCTGACGGAGCTTTACGCTGTTTTGCTTCGCTGGCGGATCGTTTTACTCGCCGTGGGGTCGACCCTGCTCCTCTGGCCAAACACGGGCTGACGGAAGAGCTGCTGTCTCGCATGGCGGCGGCGGGCGGGGCGGCCTCTGGCCCCTCCTCTGCCTGTAAACCCGGCCGCACCTCCACCGGGGCCGCGCCCTCTGCCGCTGACTCCAAACTCAGTAACCAAGTGTCCACCATCGTCAGCCTGCTGTCCACGCTGTGCCGGGGGTCACCACTAGTCACACAT GACCTGTTGCGCTCCGAGCTGCCGGACTCCATGGAGAGTGCGTTACAGGGAGACGAGCGCTGTGTGCTGGATACCATGAGGCTAGTCGATCTGCTCCTGGTTCTGTTGTTTGAAGGGAGAAAGGCTCTGCCTAAATCCACCGCTGGCTCCACCGGACGCATCCCCGGCCTGCGGCGTCTGGACAGCTCAGGAGAACGCTCCCACCGACAGCTCATCGACTGTATCCGCAGCAAAGACACCGACGCCCTCATCGACGCTATAGACAccggag CATTTGAAGTGAATTTTATGGATGATGTAGGACAAACACTTTTGAACTGGGCCTCAGCGTTTGGAACCCAAGAAATG gtgGAATTCCTGTGTGAGAGGGGTGCTGATGTCAacaggggtcaaaggtcatcaTCCCTCCATTACGCTGCCTGTTTTGGACGGCCTCAAGTTGCTAAG ACTTTATTGAGACATGGAGCCAATCCTGATTTGAGGGACGAAGATGGTAAAACCCCATTGGACAAAGCGAGGGAAAGAGGACACAGTGAAGTCGTGGCAATCCTCCAGTCTCCAg GAGACTGGATGTGCCCTGTGAATAAGGGGGAcgataagaaaaagaaagatgtgaataaagaagaggaagaaggcaGTGAACCCAAAGGGGACCCTGAAATGGCACCCATCTACCTGAAGAGGCTGCTTCCTGTTTTTGCACAAACTTTTCAGCAAACCATGCTGCCCTCTATTAG GAAAGCTAGCTTAGCTTTGATTAGGAAGATGGTGCACTACAGCTCTGAAGTGCTGCTTAAGGAGGTGTGTGACTCTGATGCTGGACACAACCTACCCACTGTGCTAGTGGAGATCACCGCTACTGTGCTGGATCAGGAG gatgatgatgatggacaCTTGCTGGCATTGCAGATCATCAGGGATTTAGTAGATAAAGGTGGAGACGTCTTTCTCGACCAGCTGGCCAGACTGGGCGTCATCAACAAGGTGTCCACTCTCGCCGGACCCACCTCTGATGACGAGAACGAGGAGGAGTCCAAACCTGAGAAG gaGGATGAACCCCAAGAAGATGCCAAAGAGATCCAGCAGGGGAAGCCCTACCATTGGCGTGACTGGTCCATCATCCGCGGCAGGGACTGCCTGTACATCTGGAGTGACGCGGCTGCGCTGGAACTCTCCAACGGCAGCAACGGCTGGTTCCGTTTCATCCTTGATGGCAAACTGGCCACCATGTACTCCAGCGGCAGCCCAGAGGGGGGCTCAGACAGCTCAG agagcaggagtgaaTTTCTGGAGAAGCTTCAGCGAGCTCGCAGTCAGGTCAAACCAGTTACGGCCAGTCAGCCCATCCTGTCGGCCGTGGGCCCCACGAAACTCACTGTGGGGAACTGGTCTCTCACTTgcctgagagagggggagatcgCCATCCACAACTCAGACGGCCAGCAAGCCACCATACTCAAAGAGGATCTGCCAGGCTTTGTGTTTGAGTCCAACCGTGGCACCAAGCACTCTTTCACAGCGGAGACCTCTCTCG GGTCCGAGTTTGTGACTGGCTGGACAgggaagagaggaaggaagtTGAAATCCAAAttagaaaagacaaaacaaaag gtgaaGACCATGGCCAGGGAGTTGTATGATGACCATTTTAAAGCAGTGGAGAGCATGCCCAGGGGAGTGGTCGTCACTCTGAGGAATATTGCTACACAGTTGGAGTCGGCCTGGGAGCTGCATACCAACAGACAG tgtatcgAGGGAGAGAACACGTGGCGAGACCTGATGAAAACAGCTCTGGAGAATCTGATTGTGGTTCTTAAGGATGAAAACACCATCTCCCCCTACGAGATGTGTAGCAGTGGCCTCGTCCAAGCACTTTTTACTGTCCTTAACAAT AGTGTGGAACTTGACATGAAACATGATTGTAAGCCATTGATGGAAAGAATAAATGTGTTCAAAGCTgctttcagtgaaaatgaagatgaTGAAAG ccgaCCCGCAGTTGCCTTAATCCGTAAGCTGATAGCAGTATTGGAGTCCATTGAACGGCTACCTCTACATCTGTATGACACGCCTGGCTCGTCATACAATTTACAG attctGACAAGGAGGCTGAGGTTCCGATTGGAGCGTGCTCCGGGAGAGACagctttgattgacaggacgGGCAGGATGCTGAAGATGGAACCTCTGGCCACTGTCGAATCACTAGAGCAGTACCTGctgaaaatg GTGGCGAAGCAGTGGTACGACTTTGACAGATCCTCCTTCATCTTTGTGAGGAAGCTGAGAGAGGGCCAGACATTCACGTTCAGACACCAGCACGACTTCGACGAGAACGGCATCATCTACTGGATTGGCACCAATGCAAA GACTGCGTATGAATGGGTGAACCCGGCAGCTTACGGTCTGGTGGTGGTGACGTCGTCTGAGGGGCGTAACCTGCCGTACGGCCGACTGGAAGACATCCTGAGCAGGGACAGCTCCGCCCTGAACTGCCACACGAACGACGACAAGAACGCCTGGTTCGCCATCGACCTGGGGCTCTGGGTCATCCCGTCCGCCTACACCCTCCGCCACGCCCGAGGATACGGCCGGTCCGCGCTCCGCAACTGGGTTTTCCAGGTGTCCAAAGACGGCCAGAACTGGACGTCGCTTTACACGCACGTGGACGACTGTAGCCTCAATGAACCAGG gTCTACAGCCACGTGGCCCCTGGACCCGTCTAAAGACGAGAAGCAGGGCTGGAGACACATTCGCATTAAACAGATGGGGAAGAACGCCAGTGGGCAGACAcactacctgtctctctccgGCCTGGAGATCTACGGCACGGTCAGCGGCGTGTGTGAGGACCAGCTCG GTAAAGCAGTGAAGGAGGCAGAGGCCAACCTGCGCAGACAGAGGCGTCTGTTCCGCTCTCAGGTGATGAAGTACATTGTACCCGGGGCACGCGTCGTACGGGGCATCGACTGGAAATGGAGGGACCAAGATGGCAACCCCCCAGGAGAGGGCACCGTTACTGGAGAAGCACACAATG GCTGGATTGATGTGACCTGGGATGCTGGTGGATCAAACTCGTACCGTATGGGTGCAGAAGGGAAATTTGACCTCAAGCTTGCTCCAGGGTACGACCCTGAGTCTGCGCCGTCACCCAAACCTGTCTCATCCGCTGTTTCAGGAACGCCGCAGTCCTGGAGCAGCCTGCTGAAAAATAACTGCCCGGATAAGGGCGGCTCCTCCTCGTCCGCAGGAGGCGCCGGCTCCTCCAGCCGCAAGGGCAGTAGCAGCTCTGTGTGTAGCGCGGCCAGCAGCAGCGACATCAGCGTCGCCTCCACCCGGGTGGAGCAGCGCGCCGAAGGCCTGCTCCAGCAGGGGGCGCCCGTCGTCGCCGGAGGAGCCCCAGGGGCGGAGGGCCAGGAGCCGGTGGTGGTGCTCTCCTCCACGGAGGCCGGCTCCGGCTCCAGCACGAGCACGTTGACGGCGGACGCGGGGAGCGAGGGAGCGGAGCGGAAACCCGGGCCGGACGGGGTCCCGAGACAGGCGGGTTCGGACTCGGCTGCCATCTCCATGGGACTGGTCAGCGTGAGCTCCCCGGACGTCAGCTCGGTGTCGGAGTCGTCCAGCAAGGACGCGGCGTCCCAGAGACCTCTCTGCTCGGCCGCCAGCGCCAGGCTGTCCGTCAGCTCCCTCCTGGCGGCCGGAGCGCCCATGAGCTCCAGCGCCAGCGTGCCCAACCTGTCGTCGCGCGAGGCCAGCCTCATGGAGTCGTTCGTGCGGAGGGCGCCCAACATGTCCCGCACCAACGCCACCAACAACATGAATCTGAGTCGCAGTAGCAgtgacaacaacaccaacacgCTCGGCCGTACCGTCATGAGCACCGCCA CTTCTCCTCTGATGGGTGCACAGAGCTTCCCTAACCTCACAACCACTGGCACCACCTCAACCGTTACCATGTCAACCTCCATTGTAACCAGCAGCAATAACGTAGCCACGGCAACCACAGGGTTGTCGGTGGGCCAGTTGCTCAGTAACACACTGACGACCAGCTTGACGTCCACGTCTAGTGAGAGTGACACGGGGCAGGAGGCGGAGTTTTCTCTCTATG ATTTCCTGGACAGTTGTCGTGCGAACACGTTGCTGGCAGAGCTGGATGACGAGGAGGACTTGCCCGAGCCtgacgacgatgacgatgaGAATGAAGACGACAATCAGGAAGACCAGGAGTATGAGGAAGTTTTG gaggaagaggagtatgAGATGAAGGGTGGCCGACGCCGGACCTGGGACGACGACTTCGTCTTAAAACGCCAGTTCTCTGCCCTGGTACCAGCATTTGACCCCAGACCGGGTCGGACCAACGTCCAACAAACCACTGACCTAGAGATTCCCCCTCCAG GTACGCCTCGCTCAGAGGTCCTGGAGGAGGTAGAGTGCGCCCCGTCGCCGCGGCTGGCTCTGGTTTTGAAAGTGGCCGGGCTCGGAACCACGCGGGAAGTAGAACTACCTCTCTCCAACTACAAGTCCACCATCTTCTACTATGTTCAGAAACTTCTTCAGCTTTCCTGTAACGGCACCATCAAATCTGACAAACTCAGGCGCATCTGGGAACCCACCTACAC GATAATGTACAGGGAAATGAAGGATTccgacaaagagaaagaaagtggaaaGATG GCTTGCTGGTCTGTAGAGCATGTGGAACAGTTCCTTGGCACTGATGAGTTACCAAAGAATGACTTGATAAGCTACATACAGAAGAATGCTGACTCCTCTTTCCTACGCCTCTGGAAACTAACCGGCACTAATAAAAGTATTaggaaaaacagaaattgtTCTCAGCTCATAGCTGCATACAAG GATTTCTGCGAACGCGGCTGCAGGACGTCGGGTCTGAGCCAGGGGGCGCTCACGGGCTCGCAGAGCTGCGATATCCTGACGGTGGCCCGGGAGCAGGCACAGGCCAAGGCCGGCTCCAGCCAGAGCGCATGCAGTGTGGAGGACGTGCTGCAGCTCCTGCGAATTCTCTTCATCATCGGGGGAGAGCCCACCTCCAGCCGCACGCTGCAGGAAG ACGTGGATGATCTTCAGTTCAATGCACCTCCTGAGGAATTCACCAGCAAAAAAATCACAACTAAAATTCTGCAGCAGATTGAG GAACCTCTTGCGCTGGCCAGTGGGGCCCTGCCTGACTGGTGTGAGCAGTTGACCAGCAAGTGTCCTTTCCTAATCCCCTTTGAGACACGGCAGCTTTACTTCACCTGCACCGCGTTCGGAGCCTCCAG GGCGATAGTGTGGCTGCAGAATCGGAGGGAGGCGACTATGGAGCGTTCGCGGCCCTCCACCACCGTGCGGAGGGATGACCCCGGGGAGTTCAGAGTGGGCCGTCTAAAACATGAGCGCGTGAAGGTTCCGCGTGGGGAGAACATGATGGAGTGGGCGGAGAGTGTGATGCAGATCCACGCAGACAGGAAGTCTGTCCTGGAG gtgGAGTTCCAGGGAGAGGAAGGTACAGGTCTGGGGCCGACACTGGAATTTTACGCACTGGTGGCAGCTGAGTTCCAGAGAACCTCTCTGGGCATCTGGCTATGTGACGACGACTTCCCTGACGACGAGTCACGCCAG GTGGATCTGGGTGGAGGTCTGAAGCCACCGGGCTACTACGTTCAGCGGTCTTGTGGCCTGTTTCCCGCCCCCTTCCCTCAGGACAGTGATGAGCTGGAGCGAATCACCAAGCTCTTCCTTTTCTTGGGCGTGTTTTTGGCCAAATGCATCCAGGACAACAGGCTGGTGGACCTGCCAATCTCGCAGCCCTTTTTCAAGCTACTCTGCATGGGGGACATCAAGAGCAACATGAGCAAACTCCTGTATCAGTCCCGCGGCGAATCGGAACGGCACTTTTCCGAGATCCAGTCCGAAGCCTCCACGGAGGAGGGCCAGGACACCTACTCGGTCGGCAGCTTTGATGAGGACTCCAAGTCAGAATTCATTTTGGACCCGCCTAAGCCCAAACCACCAGCCTGGTACCACGGCATCTTGACGTGGGAGGACTTTGAACTGGTGAACCCACATCGGGCCCAGTTCCTGAAAGAACTGAGGGAGCTGGCGGTGAAACGTCGGCAAATCCTGGGCAATAAGAGTCTCTCGGAGGATGAGAAGAACACGAGGCTTCAGGACCTTATGCTAAAGAACCCAATGGGTTCTGGTCCACCGCTCAGTGTGGAAGACCTGGG ATTGAATTTCCAGTTCTGTCCCTCTTCCAAAGTACATGGGTTTTCAGCAGTGGATCTCAAGCCCAATGGAGAAGATGAG TTGGTGACTATGGAGAATGCAGAGGAATATGTGGAGCTCATGTTTGATTTCTGCATGCACACCGGTATCCAGAAACAGATGGAGGCTTTCAGAG AGGGCTTTAATAAGGTGTTCCCAATGGAGAAGCTCAGCTCCTTCAGTCATAAAGAGGTCCAGATGATCCTGTGTGGGAACCAGTCGCCTTCCTGGACGGCCGAGGACATCATTAACTACACAGAGCCCAAACTGGGATACACCAGGGACAG TCCTGGATTCCTGCGCTTTGTGAGGGTGCTGTGTGGAATGTCGTCGGATGAGAGAAAAGCCTTCCTCCAGTTCACTACCGGATGCTCAACACTTCCCCCTGGTGGCCTAGCCAACCTTCACCCTCGACTCACGATAGTCCGCAAG